One Ignavibacteriales bacterium genomic window, GCAGGTGGTACACTTCCTGCTATAAATAATGCAATACATATAAAGAGGAAAACCATAGAGGATGTAGAAGATACATTGATAGTGGAAGTACAGCAACACCTCGGTGAGAACAGGGTAAGAGCGGTAGCGATGGATAGTACAGACGGACTTGTAAGAGGAATGGAAGGTGTTGACATGGGCGAGCCGATATCAGTACCTGTAGGACCTGAAGTGCTGGGAAGACTTTTGAATGTAACAGGACAGGAAATCGACGGTAAGGGACCGATTGGTACAAAGATGAGATTACCGATACACAGACCAGCCCCGAAATTCGAGGATCTCTCGACAAAGCAGGAGATGTTTGAAACAGGGATCAAGGTTATCGACCTGCTCGAACCGTATACAAAGGGCGGAAAGACCGGTCTATTCGGAGGTGCAGGTGTAGGAAAGACGGTTCTCATACAGGAATTGATACACAATATCGCGAAAGAGCACGGCGGTTACTCAGTATTTGCTGGAGTAGGTGAAAGAACACGTGAAGGTAACGACCTTTACCTGGAAATGACCGAGTCGGGCGTATTGAGCAAGACATCACTGGTATTCGGACAGATGAACGAGCCTCCGGGAGCAAGACAGAGAGTTGCGCTAACGGGACTGACCGTAGCAGAATATTTCAGGGATGAAGAGGGCAGAGACGTGCTGTTATTCATCGATAATATGTTCAGGTTTACACAGGCAGGATCAGAGGTATCGGCGCTTCTCGGACGTATGCCATCGGCGGTAGGTTACCAGCCGACACTTGCATCTGAGATGGGTACCCTACAGGAAAGGATCACTTCGACAAAGAAAGGTTCTATTACTTCTATTCAGGCGGTATATGTACCTGCTGATGACTATACAGATCCGGCACCGGCGACTACATTCTCTCACCTTGACGCGACTACAGAGCTTTCGAGAAAGATCTCCGAGCTGGGAATTTACCCGGCTGTGGATCCGCTGACATCAACATCGAGGATCCTGGACCCGATAGTTCTTGGTGAGCATCACTACGAAGTTGCGCAGGGAGTAAAGAGACTGCTTCAGAATTACAAAGACCTTCAGGATATAATCAACATTCTGGGTATAGATGAGCTATCGGACGAGGATAAGCTTGTTGTAGCGAGAGCAAGAAAGATACAGAAATTCCTTTCACAGCCGTTCTTCGTGGCGGAGCAGTTCACTAACAGACCGGGAAGATATGTAAAGCTGGAGGATTCGATCGCAGGCTTTAAGGCTATATTGGACGGTGAAGTGGATGATCTGCCAGAGAACGCATTCTACCTGATGGGAACAATAGACGAAGTAATAGAGAACGCTAAAAAAATGAACGCATAAGATTTGGAAACAACGAACATAAATCTAGAAATAGTAAGTCCGGACAGGAAGGTGTTCAGCGGGGAAGTGAAGTCAGTATCCGCGCCGGGCATAGAGGGCGGGTTCCAGGTACTATCGAACCACGCTCCATTCGTGACGACTCTCGGAATAGGGAAGGTGAAGATACAGGGCACGGACGGCGGTGAGCAGATATTCGCTATCAGCGGGGGAATATTTGAGGTGAGCAAGAACAAGGCAACCATACTGGCTGAGTCTATAGAGAGCCAGGAGGAGATAGACGCGGATAAGGTGAAAGCGGCTCTGGCAAGGGCAGAGGAGCTTTTGAAGAGCCAGGAGATATCTAAGGACGAGAAGTCGAAAGCCAAACAGGAAGTGGAAGAGCACAAGAATAAACTGAAAGTGGTTAAAGAATAAAGAAGATCTAAGCAATTAGCTGTAAAAGCAAAAAGCCTGCAGAAATGCAGGCTTTTTTTATTTTAATGAGAAGAAACCGGCCCGGCATTCGCCAGGCTTTGCACTTATTACACCTTTGAAACCAGAGCCTTGATTATGACAATTATCCAGTAGGAAATTTTCAAACACATGGCTATTAATTCGAGTTTTTCTTTCAGGTCTTTCATGTCTTCTCGCAGTATAAATGAGCAAGTAAACCGCGCCGAAGCGCTATTGATGTTAAAGAACGGTTATTTACTATATAATATAAGGCTGTACTACAAAAAGTAGACAATCTACGCGAAAATATTTCGCCGGACAATTATTACCTGTTTACCGGGTCCGCGACCTCATATACGCACATATACCTCACAAAGAACCTCTATACTTCTTTATATAACTATTTTTGAAAACGTTGTTGTTGACGAATAAAGTGAAATTTTTTTAAAAAATTTGTGCCTAAAAGAGGCTAAAAATTACGTTTTTACAGATTTCTGAATTATAGGATGATCATCTGCTCACTTATCAGCACACCTTCCGAAATCCTTCATTTTTTATTCAAAATTTCCCTTTCGAGACAATCGAATATTTTATCCGGTTTATTAACAGGTACTTAGGTATATAGACCTCCTTCCCGTTCGAGACATTCCGGGAATCTTTCTTTGGTTTGGCGGTCTAATTGGGTTATGTTTATTTAGAATGAGACAAGAAGAGTCAAAAAAATAAAAAACATAATAAAAAACAAAAAAACCTAAAAACAATGGAAACTTTACAGAAAAACACGCTAAACACCTTACTTAATGAGTATGCTGAGATAAACAGCATGATCGAAACCTTAAAAACCGCTAAAAAAGCCGAGAAAACTACAACAACCCCGGTAACATTCTCATTAAGTGATTGTTTTCCGAAGATGAATGATTCAGCTATAAAGATAGAGTTCGCGCTTCCTTACAGGAGCAGGGTAACGGTAACGGTATTCGATTCAATGGGAAACGTCGTAGAAGCCCCATATTTCGACGAGATGATGAATTCAGGGACATTTGAGTGTAACGTGGACAGGAGCGGTCTGGATACGGGAACGTATTTTTATTCGCTGACAGCAAACGATGAAGTGATCTCTACAAAGAAATTAGTACTGGTTTAAGACTATTAGAAG contains:
- the atpD gene encoding F0F1 ATP synthase subunit beta; amino-acid sequence: MSSNGQNIGRIVQVIGPVVDMDFAGGTLPAINNAIHIKRKTIEDVEDTLIVEVQQHLGENRVRAVAMDSTDGLVRGMEGVDMGEPISVPVGPEVLGRLLNVTGQEIDGKGPIGTKMRLPIHRPAPKFEDLSTKQEMFETGIKVIDLLEPYTKGGKTGLFGGAGVGKTVLIQELIHNIAKEHGGYSVFAGVGERTREGNDLYLEMTESGVLSKTSLVFGQMNEPPGARQRVALTGLTVAEYFRDEEGRDVLLFIDNMFRFTQAGSEVSALLGRMPSAVGYQPTLASEMGTLQERITSTKKGSITSIQAVYVPADDYTDPAPATTFSHLDATTELSRKISELGIYPAVDPLTSTSRILDPIVLGEHHYEVAQGVKRLLQNYKDLQDIINILGIDELSDEDKLVVARARKIQKFLSQPFFVAEQFTNRPGRYVKLEDSIAGFKAILDGEVDDLPENAFYLMGTIDEVIENAKKMNA
- the atpC gene encoding ATP synthase F1 subunit epsilon, giving the protein METTNINLEIVSPDRKVFSGEVKSVSAPGIEGGFQVLSNHAPFVTTLGIGKVKIQGTDGGEQIFAISGGIFEVSKNKATILAESIESQEEIDADKVKAALARAEELLKSQEISKDEKSKAKQEVEEHKNKLKVVKE
- a CDS encoding T9SS type A sorting domain-containing protein yields the protein METLQKNTLNTLLNEYAEINSMIETLKTAKKAEKTTTTPVTFSLSDCFPKMNDSAIKIEFALPYRSRVTVTVFDSMGNVVEAPYFDEMMNSGTFECNVDRSGLDTGTYFYSLTANDEVISTKKLVLV